In Cherax quadricarinatus isolate ZL_2023a chromosome 38, ASM3850222v1, whole genome shotgun sequence, a single genomic region encodes these proteins:
- the LOC128692919 gene encoding galactose-3-O-sulfotransferase 2 — translation MVLRLLIQLQLYLKAQYCRFLRQKVLISVLAAAAVYFTLHLTSSVITFRRTPRVAWVLEQQAGSCSPHTNIAFLKTHKCASSTIQNILFRYGLSHHLLFGLPDAGNYFGGGFYPFHADMFNLSPWSKLGVNIMAVHMKWDHQQVAKVMPNDTVYITIVREPTELFESLYAYAKMDQAYNMMVEDFVASVPVEAERHRGFLGYNQMVWDFGIANKTLVNNLTAVRQLVQEAEDNFQLVMVAERMEESLVLLSHILCWDLKDVVALKFNARTSRFKKKLSSETLKVLRQKLAPDYLLYEHFSSRFEELVEDFGKERMASEVSRLQALTKSLMDTCGFIKEDSVFLAGAEKPWSNMVEGYVASSGNTKCHQYSRSEISFINLLRGIQRAEVCKRFGVPDIPGLDALPLGSHLFENVNMEENIRLLKTLLVHVNNKVAHADSGVVQADSRVKGSVVDRTTTTISRETT, via the exons ATGGTGCTTCGCTTACTGATCCAGCTACAGCTGTACCTGAAGGCGCAGTACTGCCGGTTTCTCCGTCAGAAGGTGCTGATTTCTGTGCTGGCGGCTGCTGCTGTGTATTTCACACTACACCTCACCTCCAGTGTCATCACCTTCAGGAG GACGCCGCGGGTGGCCTGGGTACTAGAGCAGCAGGCCGGGAGCTGTAGCCCTCACACCAACATCGCCTTCCTTAAGACACACAAGTGTGCCTCCTCCACCATCCAG AATATCTTGTTCCGCTACGGCCTGTCCCACCACCTTCTTTTCGGTCTCCCAGATGCTGGTAACTACTTCGGAGGAGGTTTCTACCCCTTCCACGCTGACATGTTCAACTTGTCTCCGTGGAGCAAACTGGGCGTCAATATTATGGCTGTACACATGAAGTGGGACCACCAGCAA GTAGCAAAGGTGATGCCCAATGACACTGTCTACATTACCATCGTCAGGGAACCAACGGAGTTGTTTGAGTCTCTCTATGCTTACGCTAAGATGGACCAG GCGTACAACATGATGGTGGAGGACTTCGTGGCGAGTGTTCCTGTGGAGGCGGAAAGACACCGAGGATTCCTGGGGTACAACCAGATGGTTTGGGACTTCGGCATAGCAAATAAGACTCTCGTTAATAACCTCACAGCTGTGAGGCAGCTG GTGCAGGAGGCTGAGGATAACTTCcaactggtgatggtggctgagAGGATGGAGGAGTCACTGGTCCTCCTGAGTCATATCCTCTGCTGGGACCTGAAGGACGTTGTAGCTCTCAAATTCAACGCCAGGACCTCCAGG TTCAAGAAGAAGTTGAGCAGCGAGACCCTGAAGGTGCTCCGTCAGAAGCTGGCTCCTGACTACTTGCTTTACGAGCACTTCTCCAGTAGGTTTGAGGAGCTTGTGGAAGACTTCGGTAAGGAGCGCATGGCTAGTGAGGTCTCCAGACTCCAGGCTCTCACCAAGAGTCTGATGGACACCTGTGGCTTCATCAAGGAAGATTCTGTGTTCCTAGCGGGGGCTGAGAAGCCATGGTCTAACATG GTGGAAGGCTACGTCGCTAGCTCCGGCAACACAAAGTGTCACCAGTACTCCAGATCAGAGATCTCCTTCATCAACCTGTTGAGAGGGATACAGAGGGCAGAGGTCTGCAAGAG GTTTGGCGTTCCTGACATCCCCGGCCTGGACGCTCTTCCTCTAGGCTCCCACCTCTTTGAGAACGTCAACATGGAAGAGAATATCCGGTTGCTCAAGACGCTGCTGGTCCATGTTAACAACAAAGTGGCCCATGCTGACAGCGGTGTGGTCCAAGCTGACAGCCGTGTAAAGGGAAGTGTAGTGGACAGAACCACTACAACCATATCTCGGGAGACTACGTGA